A stretch of the Bacillus thuringiensis genome encodes the following:
- a CDS encoding CpaF family protein: protein MWGYLQEKQVALKRNRVDLYHFGYMIRSKSARRLGTTTAQQIKDITDEIRAFLVKDHRNILSESFMNKEKRKAVERIIKGFLLSNQVVISDVPSEQLLNMVCDDIVGFGIIETLKEDKDVTDIYINGTKEIIYEKIGEGECTFPYRFETEEEVKALAYKMVNSTSESLNTAKPYVDCVFPYIRINIALDELGGLGTTITIRKNADHLRASEERMLSTNQATKEILDFLAAAVKAKMNILVAGATGTGKSEFMKYLASHIPKGKKKERTLVVEDNPELYLHRIFPEHHFVPMQCRASEVEENAIDFDRLLTNALRQGPKRLIVGESRGKEALKMLNFFQTGHPGFTSVHARSAKEAVRRLMLMCLQSGANIDAKYLYELISQTFDVIVFLEKKGDGNRYITEVIELLDYQDDIQFNQLSQFIPTGEEYDEMNERVGKIHGDHITTATMSADMERKFRSSIVNPTLYASFLSQQEVQHA, encoded by the coding sequence ATGTGGGGCTATTTACAGGAAAAACAAGTCGCCTTAAAGCGAAATCGAGTTGATTTATATCACTTTGGTTATATGATTCGTTCCAAATCGGCTCGAAGGTTAGGAACAACTACAGCTCAACAAATTAAAGATATAACGGATGAAATTCGTGCGTTTTTAGTAAAAGACCATCGTAATATCTTAAGCGAATCCTTTATGAATAAAGAAAAGAGGAAAGCTGTAGAGCGAATCATTAAAGGTTTCTTATTAAGCAACCAAGTCGTCATTTCAGATGTACCTTCTGAACAGTTACTAAATATGGTGTGTGATGATATTGTTGGATTTGGAATTATAGAGACTTTGAAAGAGGATAAGGACGTAACCGATATTTATATAAATGGTACAAAAGAGATAATTTACGAAAAAATAGGGGAGGGAGAATGTACATTTCCTTATCGATTTGAAACGGAAGAAGAAGTCAAAGCTTTAGCCTACAAGATGGTAAACAGTACTTCAGAATCCTTAAATACAGCTAAACCCTATGTAGACTGCGTATTTCCCTATATACGTATCAATATTGCATTAGATGAACTTGGGGGATTGGGTACAACAATAACAATTCGTAAAAATGCTGATCATCTTCGTGCTTCTGAAGAGCGTATGTTATCTACGAATCAAGCAACAAAAGAAATACTAGATTTCTTAGCTGCAGCTGTGAAAGCAAAAATGAATATTCTAGTGGCGGGAGCAACAGGTACAGGGAAGTCAGAGTTTATGAAATATCTTGCTTCTCATATTCCGAAAGGGAAGAAAAAAGAACGTACTCTGGTAGTAGAAGATAACCCTGAACTCTATTTACATCGCATATTTCCAGAACATCATTTTGTTCCGATGCAGTGTAGGGCATCCGAAGTAGAAGAGAATGCAATTGATTTTGATAGATTGTTAACGAATGCGTTACGTCAAGGGCCAAAGCGATTAATTGTAGGGGAATCAAGGGGAAAAGAAGCATTAAAAATGCTGAACTTCTTCCAAACAGGACACCCTGGCTTTACTTCTGTCCATGCAAGAAGTGCGAAAGAGGCCGTAAGACGTTTAATGCTCATGTGCCTGCAAAGTGGTGCGAACATTGATGCTAAATATTTATATGAATTAATTTCACAGACATTTGATGTGATTGTGTTTTTAGAGAAGAAAGGTGATGGAAATCGCTACATTACAGAGGTGATTGAATTATTGGACTATCAAGATGATATACAGTTCAATCAACTATCTCAGTTTATTCCTACAGGTGAGGAATATGATGAAATGAATGAGAGAGTAGGAAAGATTCATGGAGATCATATCACTACAGCGACAATGTCGGCTGATATGGAAAGGAAGTTCCGTTCTTCTATTGTAAATCCAACTCTTTACGCATCATTCCTTTCACAACAGGAGGTGCAGCATGCATAG
- a CDS encoding WxL domain-containing protein: protein MKLCKVMIPTLATIVLGISVMSTPTSAATTAETKLNQSITGGEHNIAVTPISNFNDVTLSGETQVTNANPGVLTVTDATGSGNGWRINVKADQFKVSGATQSNRTLPKGSLVLNSGGAAITKVGGTSSPNPEFKTANYIIDTDNQVTILSAKKDEGMGKYNVAFNDKSMALTLNPHSTYVENKAGATSYESKLTYSIVTGP, encoded by the coding sequence ATGAAATTGTGTAAAGTAATGATTCCTACATTGGCAACAATTGTACTAGGTATATCAGTAATGAGTACACCAACAAGCGCAGCAACAACAGCTGAGACAAAATTAAATCAAAGCATAACGGGTGGCGAACATAATATTGCGGTTACACCAATTAGTAACTTTAACGACGTAACGCTAAGTGGAGAAACCCAAGTGACAAATGCCAATCCTGGAGTACTTACAGTGACAGATGCGACAGGTTCAGGAAATGGTTGGAGAATCAATGTAAAAGCAGATCAATTTAAAGTAAGTGGAGCTACACAATCAAATCGAACACTTCCAAAGGGCTCTTTAGTTTTAAATAGTGGTGGTGCTGCTATAACGAAAGTAGGAGGGACCAGTTCACCTAATCCGGAGTTTAAAACGGCTAACTATATTATAGATACAGATAATCAAGTTACGATTTTAAGTGCGAAAAAAGATGAAGGCATGGGGAAATATAACGTAGCATTTAATGATAAGTCAATGGCTTTAACATTAAACCCTCATAGTACGTATGTAGAAAATAAGGCTGGTGCTACCTCGTATGAGTCGAAACTTACGTATTCCATTGTAACAGGACCTTAA
- a CDS encoding AAA family ATPase — MERQVRIIAFYAINENVGKSTLSIAMANELAHLGKKVLYVEADQVRPSFAVGTGLSHDSKNILELVRKENEYNLSQYICTKQDLLEKKVNPRLMQKLHDKMDFLVFPSGYSLAQFPEIQNKELFVTTFIESLADTEYDYIILSVPTELSEVLSYPILYQSDLVVHVLNGNPRGAIAIKRELQLLEEAKLTLPRMVHVLNMGDEDYVEDIEKLSSQKIAVTIPYDRDRTSYEWGMQSGSPQINTKVHHIMEAAGLDIPTQHTSSMKKGLFGLRN, encoded by the coding sequence ATGGAGCGGCAAGTAAGAATCATTGCCTTTTATGCAATAAATGAAAATGTAGGAAAAAGCACATTAAGTATTGCGATGGCAAATGAATTAGCTCATTTAGGGAAAAAGGTGCTTTATGTTGAAGCAGACCAAGTAAGACCAAGCTTTGCAGTAGGAACTGGTCTTAGCCACGATAGTAAAAACATCTTAGAGCTTGTAAGAAAAGAAAATGAATATAATCTCTCGCAGTATATTTGTACCAAGCAAGATTTATTAGAGAAAAAAGTGAATCCAAGGTTGATGCAAAAGTTGCACGATAAGATGGATTTTCTAGTATTTCCATCAGGTTATAGCTTAGCTCAATTTCCAGAGATTCAAAATAAAGAACTGTTTGTAACGACATTTATAGAATCACTTGCAGATACAGAATACGATTATATCATTCTATCGGTACCAACTGAATTATCCGAGGTGCTGAGTTATCCAATCCTATATCAATCAGACCTTGTTGTTCATGTGTTAAATGGCAACCCTCGTGGTGCAATAGCAATTAAAAGAGAATTACAACTACTAGAAGAAGCAAAGCTAACATTGCCTCGTATGGTTCATGTTTTGAATATGGGAGATGAGGATTATGTAGAAGATATTGAAAAGCTTTCTTCCCAAAAAATTGCGGTTACAATTCCGTATGACAGAGATCGTACGAGTTACGAATGGGGGATGCAATCTGGTTCCCCACAAATTAATACAAAGGTCCATCACATTATGGAAGCAGCTGGTCTTGATATCCCAACCCAGCATACATCCTCTATGAAAAAGGGTCTCTTTGGTTTAAGAAATTAA
- a CDS encoding type II secretion system F family protein translates to MHSWLAYGCIFLIFISVLLLVLLLSKSKGSTLSQFVHENEKEERRLELRNIRGIRMYLPQSIIQEAQKFEWKLTKSMYWVYTILSGMSIAAVFYFSFGRDPFTLISVLCGFLVPKFLLHRRKKRYYLVVIDRLSIYMKAVANALQISNNAKRVLVQVKPMMHESIQEEIEKVSLLLEGGTTMHRAFRGFNETFNFRELVFFHEMLEVCSREGGANSVQVLLDIAEDFEKQKLYLARLRSSLSQAQRAFVQNCLIVIAMPIVIMLMSKEAYGFLAGSMMGKIALAVNMFIVFFLATRVEKIANYNPIERGE, encoded by the coding sequence ATGCATAGTTGGTTAGCCTATGGATGTATATTTTTAATCTTTATTAGCGTGTTATTACTCGTTTTACTTCTTTCAAAATCTAAAGGTTCTACCCTTTCTCAATTTGTACATGAAAATGAGAAAGAAGAAAGGCGCTTGGAATTAAGGAATATCAGAGGGATACGAATGTATCTACCGCAATCCATTATTCAAGAAGCGCAAAAGTTCGAGTGGAAATTGACGAAAAGCATGTACTGGGTATATACGATTCTTTCCGGAATGAGTATTGCGGCGGTATTCTATTTTTCTTTTGGGAGAGATCCTTTTACATTGATTTCCGTTTTATGTGGATTTCTAGTTCCGAAATTTCTTCTCCATCGAAGAAAAAAGCGCTACTACTTGGTTGTCATTGATCGACTTTCTATCTATATGAAGGCTGTAGCGAATGCACTCCAAATTAGCAATAACGCCAAACGTGTGTTAGTGCAAGTTAAGCCAATGATGCATGAGAGCATTCAAGAAGAAATAGAAAAAGTTTCTCTTTTATTAGAAGGTGGAACAACGATGCACCGTGCGTTTAGAGGGTTTAATGAAACCTTTAACTTTAGAGAATTGGTTTTCTTCCACGAAATGTTGGAAGTATGTAGCCGTGAAGGCGGAGCAAATTCGGTACAAGTCTTACTAGATATTGCAGAAGATTTCGAAAAACAAAAGCTATATCTGGCAAGATTACGTTCTAGTTTGTCACAAGCACAACGTGCCTTTGTACAGAACTGCTTAATCGTCATTGCCATGCCGATTGTGATTATGTTGATGTCAAAAGAAGCATATGGATTTTTAGCAGGTTCTATGATGGGGAAAATTGCATTAGCGGTAAATATGTTCATTGTATTTTTCTTAGCAACCCGTGTAGAAAAGATTGCAAACTATAATCCAATAGAAAGAGGGGAATAA